CCGTACGCTACCTCGTGGAGCAGTACGGGATACCACCGGAGAAGGTGCAGGTGATTCCCCACGGCACGCCGGCAAAGCCGCGGTTCAGCCGCGAGGCCCTGCGGAGAAAGTGGGGCGTGTCGGGACGCAAGGTCGTCCTGAGTTTCGGGCTCCTCAGCCGGAGCAAGGGGATCGATCGCTTCCTCACCTACCTGCCGGATGTCGTGCGGGGGGTGCCGGAGCTCCTCTACCTCATCGCGGGGCAAACGCATCCCGAGGTGCGACGCCGAGAAGGCGAAGCCTACCGCGAAGAGCTCCAGCGTCTCGTCCGCGAACTCGGCCTCGAAGGACACGTGCGCTTCGTCGACCGCTTCCTGAGCGACGAAGAGCTCGTGGAACTCCTCGCCATCAGCGACGTATACATCACCCATTACCCGGGGCTCGAGCAGATCTCCAGCGGAACGCTGGCGTACGCCGTGGGGCTTGGTCGCCCCGTCCTTTCGACGCCCTACACGTACGCCCGCGACCTCCTGGCAAGATTTCCCGACCTCCTCCTCCCCTACGGCGATCGAGCCGCGTGGTCGGCGGCGCTGGAGCGGATTCTCCGGGACGACGCGTACCGGAGGGGACTCGAGCGCCGGCTCAGAGCCGTAGGTCGGCAGATGCGCTGGGAAAACGTGGGCCGCGCGATGTGGGAACTGGGCAAGGCGCTGGCCCCGGGAGTCGAGGTGAAGACGAGCCATGGATAGGGGTCGAAAGGTTTCCTTTCGCCACCTGTTCCGCCTGACGGACCGCACCGGACTTCTGGAGCACGCCCACAAGCTCCTCCCGCGCCGGAAAGAGGGGTATACGGCAGACGACAACGCCCGCGCCCTCTGGGCGGCGCTCGCGTGGAGCCGCGAACTCCCCGAAGGAGAACTTCGGAGCGCCCTCCTCGAACGGGCGGAAATCTACCTCGCGTTTCTCGAGTGGGTGAGCTTGCCCAACGGCCGCTTCCACAACAACGTCACCTACGACGGCCGTCCGGAAGAGGAATCTCCTTCCGACGACCTACACGGCCGCGTCCTCTGGGCGCTCGCATGGGCGGAGCGGAGTTTTCCCCAGCGGCCGCACAGAAAGCTGGCCACCGAACTTCTCGAGCACGCGTTAGGGCCCGTACAGCGGGGGGAAATCCGTGCCCTCCGGGGAATGGCGTACACCCTGGCCGCCCTCGCCTACCGCGGGATCCGAAGCGCCGAAGAGCGCCGCGCCTTCGACGAAATGCTCGCCGAATTCCGCTCGGCCTTTGCAGCACACGCCCGGGACGAGTGGACGTGGTTCGAGCCGCGGCTCACGTACTCCAACGCCCTTCTCCCGTGGGGGCTTCTGGCGGCGTACGAAGTCACCGGGGATCGGGAGATCCGCGACATCGCCCTCGCCTCGCTCGACTTTTTGATCCGCACGATGACCGACGCCCGCCGCGGAATCGTCCGCCCCGTCGGCAACCGCGGTTGGGGAGAACCGGGTAAGATCGCCCGCTTCGATCAGCAACCCGTGGACGTCTGGAAACTCGCCATGGCGGCGGAAAAGGCGTACGCGCTCACGCGCAATCCCCTCTACCGGGAGACGTTTGCGCGCGCGGCGGCCTGGTTCACGGGGGCCAACGACCTCGGCGTCCCCCTCGTCGACGAAGAGGAAGGCGCCGCTTACGACGGCCTCACGCCGACCGGACCCAACGAAAACGCCGGCGCGGAGGCGACGCTCTCCTACCTCATGACCGCCTACTACGCCATCCGAATGGCCGCCCTCACGGGCCGGCACTTCGTCCTCTCCCCGCAAGGCGAAAGCGTCTTCTTCGCCGAGGTCGAGCAGGTGGGACGTCGGGCCTTGTGAGCCGGGGCCACGTCCGCCGTCCCCGAAAAGACGAAGGCAGACCTCCGGCCCGCAGAGGACCCCGCCGCCGAGCGAAGGGGCGGACGGGTCCGGACGGACCTGCGTTTGAACCCGACCACGCGTGCATCCGGAGGTGAAGAAACACGCGCCGCATCGGAATCCTCGCCCCCATCACGTGGCGCATCCCTCCCCGCGCGTACGGACCTTGGGAGTACGTCGCCGGAAGCCTCGCCCGGGGGCTCGTAGAGCGCGGGTACGACGTCGTCCTCTTCGCCACCGCCGACGCGGAGACGCCCGCGCGCCTGGAAGCCGTGTGCCCGGGACCCTTAGGCGAGCGGGAGGATCTCCCTCCGCGGCCGTGCGAGCTCATGCACGTCGCCCATGCCCTAAAGCGCGCCGAAGAGCTGGGGCTCGACCTCCTCCACAACCACATGAACTACCTCCCCCTCCCCTTTACCCCGCTCGTCTCGGTCCCCGTTCTTACGACGCTGCACGGCGCCGCCCTCCTGGAGGCGGACTCGCGCTTTCTCTACCGACGCTACCCTCACCTCCCCTACGTCTCCATCAGCTACGCGGAACGCCAGGGTGCGCCGGAGCTCCGGTACGTAGCCAACGTCTACAACGGAATCGACCTCGCGGACTTCACCTTCGTCGAACGGCCGGGTTCCTACCTCCTCTTCCTCGGGCGCTTGAGCCCCGTGAAAGGTCCCGACCTGGCCATCGAGGTCGCCCGCCGCACGGGTTTCCCCCTCAAGCTCGCGGGTCCCGTTCCCCCCGAAGACCGCGAGTTCTTCGAAGCAAAAATCCGCCCGCACGTGAACGGGCGGTCGATCGAATACGTAGGAGAAGTCGGTCCGCGCGAACGCGACCGCCTCCTCGGCGGCGCCCTGGCGCTCTTGCACCTCGTGCGGGCTCCCGAGCCCTTCGGCCTCGTGATGGTCGAGGCGATGGCCACGGGCACGCCCGTGATCGGGATGGCCAGGGGCTCCGTGCCCGAAGTCGTCGAGGACGGCGTGACGGGCTTCGTCGTGGAAGACCTCGAAGGGGCCGTGCGGGCCGTGCCGCGCGTCGCCGGGCTCCGCCGCGCGGAAGCGCGTCGGCGCGTAGAGGAACGCTTTACCCTCGACCACATGATCGAGGGGTACGTGCGGGCGTACGAAACGGTGCTCGCAGAACAAGGCGAACGATAAACAGGGCGAACGGCCGGCGTTTCGCCGGCCTTTTTTGCGGCGGTTCACCGCCGGAAGAGGAACTGGAGGAGGAAGAGGAGGAGCGTGAGGGCGGCGCTCACGAGGAGGGAAGTCGTGAGTGGAAAGTAGATGATCGTGTGCTCGCGGCGAATCACGATGTCCCCCGGAAGACGCCCCAACGGAAGGTGCGTTCCAAACACGGAGAGAAACGCCCCCGCGAGGAAGAGGACGGCACCGGCGACCATGAGAATGCGCCCGATCTCTCCAAGCAACGGACTCACCCCCTGACTCCTTCTCTTTCTCCGGGAAGGGGGCGCCCGAGGTGGGCATACGCCCGGGGAAGGGCCACCCGTCCGCGCGGCGTGCGGGCGAGAAAGCCCCGGCCCAAAAGATAGGGTTCGTATACTTCCTCGAGCGTACCCTTGTCCTCTCCGAGGGCGGCGGCGAGGGCATCGAGTCCCGCCGGGCCGCCGCCAAAGACGTCGATCAGCGTGAGGAGAAAGCGCCGGTCGAGGGGGTCGAGCCCCGCCGGATCCACCCGCAGGCGGTCGAGTGCGCGGCAAGCGACGGCATGGGAAATCCTCCCGTCCCCCTCCACTTCGGCAAAGTCGCGCACGCGCCGGAGGAGGCGCAGGGCGATGCGCGGCGTACCGCGCGCGCGGCGGGCGATCTCCGCCGCCGCCTCCTCCCTCACTTCCACCCCGAGGCGTGAGGCCGCCCGGAGGACGATGTGCGCGAGCTCGTCCTCCGCGTAGTAGTCGAGGCGAAAGAGGACGCCGAAGCGGTCCCGCAGCGGCGCCCCCAAGAGGCCCAGGCGGGTCGTCGCCCCGACGAGGGTGAAACGCGGGAGGTCGAGGCGGAAGGTGCGCGCTCCGGGTCCCTTCCCGAGGACGATGTCCAGGGTAAACTGTTCCATCGCCCCGTAGAGGATCTCCTCCACGGGGCGGGGAATCCGGTGGATCTCGTCGATGAAGAGTACGTCCCCTTCCTGAAGCCCGGAAAGGATGGCCGCCAGGTCGCCGGGGCGCTCGAGTACGGGGCCGGAGGTGGCCACGAGCTCCGCCCCCATCTCGCGGGCGATGATGTGGGCGAGCGTCGTCTTTCCGAGACCTGGCGGACCGTAAAAGAGGACGTGGTCGAGGGGCTCGCCGCGCCGCCTAGCGGCAGCGAGGAACACGCGCAGGTTGCTGACCACTTCCCTCTGGCCGATGTAATCGTCGAGGGCTGCGGGACGCAAGGCTTCCGCCGAATCTTCCCGTCCCACCGATGCGGCGGAAAACACCGCTCCTTCCTCCCAGGAAGACGCCGCCCCGTCCATCTCCCTCCAACCCCCGTACACGAAAATCCCCCTTTCGCTCCCCTCGACCGCGCGCTCACCCCCCTCGAACCGCGTCTTCCGCCCCCTCCGCGGAGCGCTCCCGCCGGGAAAGCGAACGAAGGACGCGGCGGAGGATGGCGTTGGCGTCGGGCGGGTCTTCGCCCGCCTCGGCGATCGCCACCCGCACGCGGGGGTAGACCTCTTCCGGCCGAAAGCCGAGGGCGTACAGGGCCTCGAGCACCTCCCGAAAGGCCGCTTCTTCCGGAGCAGCCGCGGAAAGTTCGTCCCCCAGCTCCTTGCGCAGGCGGTCGCGCAGCTCGAGGATGAGGCGCGCGGCGAGCTTCTCCCCGATTCC
This window of the Brockia lithotrophica genome carries:
- a CDS encoding Glycosyltransferase, which encodes MKFLFVSTFPPTACGIATFTSHLRNSMIAALGLAQEDLPVLAVVPPRETVPENTFLRVLPKEDREAYREAAEWVNASDVDVVNVQHEFGIFGGGEGRYLLDFLSRLEKPVITTFHTVFSRRTPPYDAVQEEILARSARAVVMTPTAVRYLVEQYGIPPEKVQVIPHGTPAKPRFSREALRRKWGVSGRKVVLSFGLLSRSKGIDRFLTYLPDVVRGVPELLYLIAGQTHPEVRRREGEAYREELQRLVRELGLEGHVRFVDRFLSDEELVELLAISDVYITHYPGLEQISSGTLAYAVGLGRPVLSTPYTYARDLLARFPDLLLPYGDRAAWSAALERILRDDAYRRGLERRLRAVGRQMRWENVGRAMWELGKALAPGVEVKTSHG
- a CDS encoding Glycosyltransferase → MDRGRKVSFRHLFRLTDRTGLLEHAHKLLPRRKEGYTADDNARALWAALAWSRELPEGELRSALLERAEIYLAFLEWVSLPNGRFHNNVTYDGRPEEESPSDDLHGRVLWALAWAERSFPQRPHRKLATELLEHALGPVQRGEIRALRGMAYTLAALAYRGIRSAEERRAFDEMLAEFRSAFAAHARDEWTWFEPRLTYSNALLPWGLLAAYEVTGDREIRDIALASLDFLIRTMTDARRGIVRPVGNRGWGEPGKIARFDQQPVDVWKLAMAAEKAYALTRNPLYRETFARAAAWFTGANDLGVPLVDEEEGAAYDGLTPTGPNENAGAEATLSYLMTAYYAIRMAALTGRHFVLSPQGESVFFAEVEQVGRRAL
- a CDS encoding Glycosyltransferase, giving the protein MHVAHALKRAEELGLDLLHNHMNYLPLPFTPLVSVPVLTTLHGAALLEADSRFLYRRYPHLPYVSISYAERQGAPELRYVANVYNGIDLADFTFVERPGSYLLFLGRLSPVKGPDLAIEVARRTGFPLKLAGPVPPEDREFFEAKIRPHVNGRSIEYVGEVGPRERDRLLGGALALLHLVRAPEPFGLVMVEAMATGTPVIGMARGSVPEVVEDGVTGFVVEDLEGAVRAVPRVAGLRRAEARRRVEERFTLDHMIEGYVRAYETVLAEQGER
- a CDS encoding Holliday junction DNA helicase RuvB, giving the protein MYGGWREMDGAASSWEEGAVFSAASVGREDSAEALRPAALDDYIGQREVVSNLRVFLAAARRRGEPLDHVLFYGPPGLGKTTLAHIIAREMGAELVATSGPVLERPGDLAAILSGLQEGDVLFIDEIHRIPRPVEEILYGAMEQFTLDIVLGKGPGARTFRLDLPRFTLVGATTRLGLLGAPLRDRFGVLFRLDYYAEDELAHIVLRAASRLGVEVREEAAAEIARRARGTPRIALRLLRRVRDFAEVEGDGRISHAVACRALDRLRVDPAGLDPLDRRFLLTLIDVFGGGPAGLDALAAALGEDKGTLEEVYEPYLLGRGFLARTPRGRVALPRAYAHLGRPLPGEREGVRG